Genomic DNA from Phoenix dactylifera cultivar Barhee BC4 unplaced genomic scaffold, palm_55x_up_171113_PBpolish2nd_filt_p 000544F, whole genome shotgun sequence:
TCCGCAGGAGACTTCACCTCCACTTCCACTTCAGCCTTGGAGGCCATCGATGGCACTGCTTTCTCTCTATTGCACAATCTGATACCAAACGCTCGATAGCATGAATCCCAAACAAGGTGACCTGGCATATATAGTGTTCATTTCGATGTAACTCCCAACTACCTGCACTTGCCATTAAGTGCTTCCTTAATTTCCATCAACTGCAGGCTATGGTATTTATTACCTGTCGGTGCAGCTTGTCAAATTTCTGGCCGGCGGGGAAGAGCAGAGTTGAGAGCTTGGATACTGAAAAACTCAGCAAACCTCAAGCAGGGTTGAGCCTGGGGGTGGACTTTTCCTTCAGAGAAAGCAAGAATTACATTTACTGTCATATCAAAAGAGATAAAGCAAGGAGAGGTGCAACTGCTGTGTCTAGCCTAATTTGTAATACCTCGAGTTTATTGACATGAAATATCTTTTACTAATTTGCTTGCCTGTAAtttgatatatttttctttgtcaaatgtaggTATActgtttttaatatttctcctcTTTTCACTagtataattattattttttcattgTTATGTTTCTCTCCAAATTTAATCCGTTCTAGTTGCTGATGAACTTGGGTCAACAGACATTTGAACGCCAGAAGGATTGATTATTCTTATAAAATTGTGAGAAATGCTAAGCTACTATGCTTCGACGACAAATGTCACATGCCTCTCAACTAACAATCTCGGCAATTTGAGGCAGACCAACCTAGGAAATTTATTGAGTCACTTTTATAGCTGGCTGGTCCAAAGGATGGGGCTTATTTTTTAGGTTCGGGTTGCATCTTCCGCGCAAATGAATGAATAATCTTCTTTCATGATGTTGATCATTGGATAGCTCTTTGCATGGATCTCAAAGCATTCCAAATTCTCTTATTCATCCGCTGCATAGATCTTCAAGCAACTATTATGCAATCCAATGATGAATTCGtgtgaaggaaggtgaatccttccttCGTGCGAAAAATACAACCCTAATCCCTAGTACTATGATAAATGATGCTTGATTGTTCTGATGAAGGGACATCGTTTTATTGCATGTAGCTCCAAAATCAGCTTCCTCTGAAATATGTTTCACACAAGCCAGACATTAAAATGCAATCAACTGTGGAGAACACTATTGTTCTCGTGTAGCAGGCATAAGAACACTGTAAAAATCCACCAAGACAGTATAGTAATACTTGGACCGACCTTcatcattgttgatgatttctttccttctctctttcctcGACACTTTTAAACTTGTTGCACTAGATATGTTTTTCTGGTTTCTAAGTAGTAAACActccaaaataacatatttttgttaGTTAGGCAGGTAACATATCAAGTTGCTTTTTACCAATGTCACCATGTTCTTAGATTACTTCCTTTGATAGATGTGATTCAACGAATCCATGAAGTGTTTATTTGTTTCGGGTACCATGCAAATGGTTTAAAATTTAGAGCCTGTTTGGGTAATCCAGTGAAATTGGGCTGAATTTCTCGCTGGATTCGTGGATTAGGCCGCTCATTTAAGCACGGCTCTGTCAAGTGTTatataaaggaaaaaaagatcATTAATCTTTTCTTCTTCATGCAGTTTAAAGTCTGGAATTTGAACAGGCCCTTAGCAGATATACTTAGATGCAAGGCCCTTAGAAGATATAATTGGGGGCCAGTTATCTAAGCTTTTACACAATAGGTTCACATATTTGGTTTGTTTTGTGTTGGCTATCACACTATGTTACTAGGTATTATCAAGTTTGACTTCTAATTAATTTATGGAGGTTATTTGTATATTGTATGCTTGGACAAACAACTTTATGAAAACTTATTGGGTTAATAGATAAAATGTTTATTCAAATGTTCTCCAGTCGAGTTTATATGTTTTTGAGGTTTGTTTAATCATGAATAGCTTTTTTTGTCATAGTTTGTTGTAGCTTTTTGTATTATTCTTAGCTAAGCTAACCTCAGACCCCATGCACCGGAAAGGGTTGGGTGATTTATCAGTTTCTTAAGTTGGTGATATTTATAGGGCTGATGGGCCTTTGCATTTAACAGGTTGGTGGCTTCTTATATGGTCTATTTTTTAACGACTACCTCCTATGAAAATTAACTTTGGACATTAGCTTTAAGTCAATTGTTTTGATTTGCTTAAATCTTTCTTATGAACTAGTGTTGTTTTTGTTTGTGCTTCATTCACTGCCTTTATATTAAGACATTCTAGAAAATGTTCCATGAAAGTTTGAGTTTCTTAGAGCAACAAGATGTAGTCAAAGTTGAAGATCAAAAATATTAATAGCGAAGCGTAGGCAATGTGGGTAAAAGGAAGTCAAAAGTTGATTCTAGAATTTATATTTTCTAGGGACTGGTTTGATAAAGAGAGTTTTAGACCTACTAGGATTGTGCTTTGAAGAGATTTTCATGATCTTTTATGTAGGGTCCTAGTATGGTGAAATATACTATTTtagagaagttttttttttttttttgcttctttttttgctAGGAGAGCATAGGGAAGACTCTTTGTTCTTCTAGAAGTCCTATTTTAGGAGTATTAGGGGAGTCTAGAGTTACAAAAATGGGTTAGTTTGGTCTTAATTGAAATCAATATTGtagatatttattaaaaaaatccaGACTTTtcattcttcctctttctttctttcttttctttcaatttttggCTGGTTtccttttttccatttttttttttaaggagtgGTGGCCATTTTCCCCCCTTCTGTTCTAATGTGATGCTATGTTTGGTTGTATGTAACTGGATTAAGTGCGAGTTTAGTTCTTGCAGCTGGCGCTTTTCTAGCATTTGCTTCAAGTACAATTTCGCATATAATTTCAACATGATTGGGTGGCTGCTTTCGTGGCTCATCATTCAGGATATACCCTTTGGGTGGAGGAGGGGGAGCTCCCACTGGCTCTCCGTAAGTtagtattttttgactttattgggtgtattcgtacatgTATTGTATAAAAACCcgtctttagcaaaaaaaagaaaagaaaatgttgaTGTTGCaatatgaatatgacttaatACCATGAGAGTGCCAACTAGCAAAGTTGGTATAGTCTCTTATTTTGACCCAAGATTTTCGGTCGTTTTCacctttattttgatttttagcTGGATTCATACATGCACGCATACTCGCGcacgcagagagagagagagagagagagagagagagagagagagagagagagagagagatcaccataGATTAAATTGCATCAGCTTAGTGCAAATGGTAAATTTATTATGCTCCAATGGAACTCGAGTTATTGCAATATTAGCTTCATATACGTCAATTCCTTGGAATTATCCATTGGTGTCTATCTGTTTCCCCGCCTTTTGGCTGGTCATGACATCCAAAAACTTCAGACATTGAAGGATATGCTGCTCCAAGTAGATTTTTTGAAGGTTTGCATAGTTCTGCCAATATGTTTTAGGTTGTGTCCTTCTcagttagcttcatcaaaatgtATTCTGATCACTTGTCACAGTTTATGAACAACGACTCACAAACATCGAGTGGAATGCTTTGCAACTGATATTCAATTGTTAGGCCAGAATGGTCAGTGTCATCATTCATATAGTTCTTCTTCAGTCCCTCTTCAGTGGATCCTTCATGATCTATCCTATTTACAGGCTGCTAGAGTGGGTTTGGTGACATCCCAGTCTATCTTGATGAACCTAGCAGGGCTGATTTGGATCCAagattgagatctaaaatatgactattcatcagatggtttgagtctaattttgAGAGACAAGAACTAATTCATATCAGCTTCGTTTTTGGCCCGGCTGGTACTCCTTTTGCACTAATTTTACAACTGATCTCCTTTGAACCCCAGTTTGCAATGTCGAGAGTCGCCCAGCTACTGAGGGAGGAAATGGAAAGGGTGGGCTCCTACTCCGGATACACTTTGGCTCCTTCGCTCCATTTCGTGGTTGATAGTTTGGACTTATTTCTTTCATGATATCAGGACACGTAATTAGTTGCTTTCTGTGATTGCTGGTTATGCGCCAAtagtttcttttattattattatcattattattatttttattggttTGAAGGTGCTTTATGCTGATTTGAAGATATGATGAAAGCCAAAAAGAGATCTGAATTgcatatatatttgtatattttaACATGTTAGATTTTAAGTAGTGCTGGATTAATTGTCAGAAACATCTATTGATATTTTAATGTTCTAATTTGAAGGTTGTCGTGATTAATTAAGAAATGAATCTACCACCTTTTGAACAAGCTGATGGTGAAGGTGAGCTCCAAGCAGAAGTTTGACTTCATGAGCAGACTGGATTGGATACTGCGGTAATGGGAAGATAAATTTTTACGATACGAATTTATGCCTAATGGGATCCAGCAAGATATATTCCCCCTTAATCCTCAAAAGTTAATCATATTATATATCCCCCTGTTAGCTAAGCGGAGATAgactttccttgaagacaaaaAGCAGCTTTTGAAGCAGCGAGGTgttggtgtgtgtgtgtgtgtgtgtgtgtcccgGAGACCGATAGGGTTATGACTCCACCCTCTCCATCAAAGATCAGGCCCTAGCCTCTCTATCTAAATCGAAGCTCGGGCCCTTAGGCAACTAAGCATAGCACTTGTGGTATCAGGGCGCAGAAGTGACCCAATGTATTTGGGGCCAAAGGCCGTCTGCAGTGGGTCGGTCTAAGATGAATTTACagaaggtttttttttattattattattatgtctTTAAGGCTTTTCTTGCGGTGGGCCTTCTTTGGGCCGGAGCTTTAGATGGCCGTCTAAGTCGCCTAAGGATTGGGCTGGCCCTGTCAAGGTATAGAGTTAAATGCGAGCCGAACCTAAAGAACAATGGTTTATGGAATCGAACCATTGCTTCTTGCCAAAGGGGTAAGTGGTTGTAATATTTGAACCAGATTTTGATGGTGGCTGCACCTTATTCCGATTCTACCTATCTTGATACTAATGTCCCTCTTGGTGACTCACTTTTTGAGGAAAGAAACTCTACTTGCTAGCCCCTCCTTGGTCATTCTGAGCTTGACCGATCTATCAACTTGACAGTTGGAAGGGAAGAGTCTAATTACAAATATCACGACTATCTTGTTACTAATTCCAAAATGGCTCATTCTACAGTGATTTGTAGCTATATGGCTCATGGATCAAATTGGCTTTGATATCATTCATAACAATttacacttttttttctttctttctttcctctgtttaAGATCGAGAGACGTTCCAGCTTTAGCTGTTATTCTATACCTACCTCCTCTACCTAAATCGAAGCCTAGGCTCCTAGGCACATGACGTTAGCACTCGCGATATCCAGAGACAGATCAAAAGAATGGTGCTTTATAGAATCAAGCCTCCATCTATGCCGAGGATGTAAAGATTGTACCATCTAAACCTGAGTTCAATAACAGCTAAGCTTGCTCTGATTCTACCTATCCATCTTGATTTTTGGGATCTCAATGCCGTTTCTTAGTATAGATGTCCTTCTTCATGATTCATTCCCTTAGGCAAGAAGTCGTATTCATTGGTCTTAGCGGACCAATAGGACCACTGCTCGATCTTTTTGAAAGCGACTAATTTATCAACTTGGaagttggaaagaaagaatcttATTACAAGCAACATAACTGGCGCAAGCATCAATTCTCTCTAATGTATGGACTAGATTGGCTATTTGGCTTTGATATCTTTTATCATGACTTGGAACACACACCTGTCACGGGACTAAAATACATATGTCGTCTCGTCCTATACAACAGAAAGGTCCTAAGCTCCATAGAGGCCAATATCATTTAcaatagtttttctttttctcctctctttcggAGAGAGAGAACTTATCTTTTGTTGCTAAAAGTGCCTAATCTCTTATTAATTTtcataaaataggattaatagaatattTTTTTGAGCAAAATGGTGAGCCAAGCCATCcccaaataaatataatattgatgATAGATTAATATAGAAAGTATTTGACGTAAATCATTCTTACGTCTTTATGAATATGTGCAACATGAAATTTGTCGGAAAGATTTGCATGCAGCAGTGAACTAACTAAACTGTCGGCTAAAAGTTGAGTTGGATTAAATTATAATCTAAGTTAATTATCGCGCTTCAAAGCTGAACCGAAAGTGGAGTTCgggagtttttttttataattatgataatttatatagctctaatTTAAGTACATCCCAAAGAGTACGGAAGAGGAGGAATACCTCATCTAGGAATTCGTTAGTCCCTTGGCCAGCCGCACGCAGTCTGAACTCCTCGGAAGAAAAAACcaacgaaaaaaaaagaaaggaatcgAGCATCTCCTTTTGCGGGTCAAGTTCAACTTCCCTCCCTCCCCGACCGCCAATCCCTTCAGTGCAAGCAGGGAGGCAAAGAATAACCGCCATGAAATGGAATCGCGGCTCGGAAAGTCGCCAGCCGAAAGCCGAAAGCCGAAGTGCCAGAGAACCAAATTCTCTTCCCCCGCAGCAACGTACCCACTTTCAGAAAATGCACTCCTTCCATTCCCCACCCTCCCTACGCAGACCAACTCGGCTCAATGGCGTCTCCCCccacctccctctccctccacgAAGCTCCCTTCCTGCAGCACATCCGCCGCTTCCCTCCCCCACCTCCACCTCCTCGGTGCCGTCCAACCTGCGCCATCCATTCTCTTCCGGAGACCCCGCAGAGACCCTCCGTCGAACCGGACGGCCTCGACAGGCGCCAAATCCTCGAAAAGTTCCGCTACACCAGCCGGATCGGCCACGGATGGCTGGAGATCCGCCATATGAAGGACGAGGAGCTGGACGCCGTGGCCCTGCTCCTCGCCGAGTCATTTAACAGGGACAAGCAGTCGCCGGACGGGAACATCTCCATGTTCGCCTTCGTGGTGAAGCAATATATGATCGAGCGGCGGAGTGTGATTCCGCATGCGGCGGTGCTCGTCGGGTTCTATAAGGAGAAGGATGGCGAAGAGGCGCAGCTGGCATGCACTGCCGAAATCTCTTTCGATGCTCTCGGGGCGCATCCTGCTGTCGGCACGCCTCGGCCCCCTAAGGAATGTCCATACATTGGCAACGTCTCTGTGACGAAGACGCTTCGGAGGTATGGATCTATTTCTTTGCCGGTTTGCTTCTTAGAATTGCTCTCCTTCGTTTCTTGCCATTCTTGATTTTAGCAGCTACAGTTTTCTTTAACCATGGAATGCTTGCTGCTGATGGATTACTTATTTTGCTCTATGACGAGTTCCTGTGTCTGATATCGCCGACATGGGTTCTGGAATCTTTGGCTTGCAAGCTACTAGCGCTGGTAATTGTACTTGGCTTGTATTCCTGGTCGTGGGTTGGGTGGACAATGGGTAATGCTCTTTCTGGAAACCTGCCACTGCCATGAGAATGATGTTGTATGATAGTGGCAATGGCCgtgtgaggactcgtgcgggcgtatgtttaATCCTACATCGGTTATACACTGCATAGATTTTGGGTAGATCAAGGAATCTAAATAAACTAATCTTTTCAGGTAAGATcctaagttgttacaaatggtattagagcaaacCCAATCCATGGGCTATGTGGACTAGTGGATAGTGCAGCATGAATCGATTTGGTCTGACCAGGAGCTGATTGTGGTGTTTGTGGTTGGATTTACAGCATTTATGATCGAATTTTGATAGATTTGGACCTTTAGCCGGGCGAGGACGTTAGGCCTTAAATGGAGGCAGCACGTGAGCACTAGTACAAGTATGTGTTTAGTTTCACATCGGCTAtgcactgggtagatcttgggtacttatataggaccaaGGAACCCCAATAGCttgtctttttgggtgaggtcctagatTGTTACAGGCCACATTTAATGCGCCCAAGTTTGTTTAGACTTTGATCTAGGTGTTTGATTCACTTGCATCTAGAAGTAGCATAGGTTGGAGTTGGTTTGAATAAACGATTAATTGGATACATGCATCAATTTTACATTCAAATCAGAATAAAGAAAATTCTGAGTATAACAAGATGAAAGTAGAAGAATAATGGAGAACGGGATAAAGGGGAGGAGAATGAGCTTGGCTTTGGTACAGATCCATCCATATAACAGTAATAAGAAAAAAGTATATCACCTGAGCTTGCTGGTTGGAGTCCTAGAGCATTATAGATCAACTACTCTTATAACTGTATAAATCAACTAGGCTCTTTCTAAAACTAGAATC
This window encodes:
- the LOC103710039 gene encoding uncharacterized protein LOC103710039, giving the protein MASPPTSLSLHEAPFLQHIRRFPPPPPPPRCRPTCAIHSLPETPQRPSVEPDGLDRRQILEKFRYTSRIGHGWLEIRHMKDEELDAVALLLAESFNRDKQSPDGNISMFAFVVKQYMIERRSVIPHAAVLVGFYKEKDGEEAQLACTAEISFDALGAHPAVGTPRPPKECPYIGNVSVTKTLRRKGIGLKLLKACEKLIIQMKAERKVYLHCRVASKGPFRLYEKAGYKVVKKDSILTWLFLKRRRYLMFKELPPIADDENESDVSDCN